A region of Nitrospira sp. CR1.1 DNA encodes the following proteins:
- a CDS encoding glycosyltransferase, with product MRVLMVIAPMPGTNLPTVWAKRQIDSLNVLGVDVDTYVFHNRRSLSGLIKGGLALRRKAREFGADLVHIHFGAAQAVAGVLCAGKPVILSFCGSDLLGNYDEQGRRTWSGILSGILSRLGALGCRRAIAKSEELKHALSLALLRQKCAVIPNGVDLDVFQPVSQGEARARLGWNHEDPVVLFMDRKGAWVKDPELAHAAYQKARGTVPSLRMHVLEHEPAERMPLFFCAADALLLTSRHEGSNNTVKEALACNLPIVATACGDTPERLQGVTWSYICSREAQELGERLATIVTVRERSNGRQNIRDLAVDRVALRIKALYEEALVGRQDRGTLRVHCE from the coding sequence ATGCGTGTGTTAATGGTCATCGCGCCCATGCCCGGCACCAACCTGCCGACCGTCTGGGCTAAACGCCAGATCGATTCTCTGAATGTGCTCGGCGTCGACGTCGACACCTATGTCTTCCACAACAGACGCTCCTTGTCGGGACTGATCAAAGGTGGTCTGGCCCTGCGGCGAAAGGCTCGCGAGTTTGGTGCCGATCTTGTGCATATTCATTTTGGAGCGGCTCAGGCGGTTGCAGGAGTGCTCTGTGCGGGGAAGCCCGTGATTCTTTCCTTCTGTGGAAGTGACCTTCTTGGCAACTACGATGAACAGGGACGCAGAACCTGGTCGGGCATCCTGTCCGGTATTCTCTCCCGCCTGGGAGCCCTCGGCTGTCGTCGAGCAATCGCAAAAAGCGAGGAACTCAAACACGCCCTTTCCTTGGCTCTATTGCGGCAGAAGTGCGCAGTCATCCCGAACGGAGTCGATCTCGATGTATTTCAGCCTGTTTCCCAGGGAGAGGCACGCGCGAGGCTCGGGTGGAATCATGAGGATCCGGTGGTCCTGTTCATGGATCGCAAGGGCGCCTGGGTCAAGGACCCAGAGCTTGCGCATGCCGCCTACCAGAAGGCGCGGGGAACGGTGCCCTCGCTGAGAATGCATGTCCTGGAACATGAGCCTGCTGAACGCATGCCGCTCTTTTTTTGCGCGGCTGATGCGCTGCTACTCACATCCCGGCATGAAGGATCGAATAACACCGTCAAAGAGGCCCTTGCGTGTAATCTCCCGATCGTCGCCACCGCCTGCGGCGATACGCCGGAGAGATTGCAGGGTGTAACCTGGTCCTACATCTGCTCTCGCGAGGCACAGGAACTCGGCGAGCGACTCGCTACCATCGTGACCGTACGAGAGCGAAGTAACGGCCGCCAGAATATTCGCGATTTGGCGGTCGATCGCGTCGCCCTTCGGATAAAAGCGTTATACGAAGAGGCCCTGGTCGGTCGTCAGGATCGGGGAACACTGAGGGTACATTGCGAGTGA
- a CDS encoding polysaccharide deacetylase family protein has protein sequence MRAVCLMYHDIIDSNALEGSGFSGVSSSRYTIERVEFEAHMAALSKHVNGGPSLAPDVLQAWPESPSVMLTFDDGGRSAYTTVMHVLERYGWKAHFFIPTDWVGQPHFLKPEQLRALRARGHVIGSHSRSHPSMISSQAYGAILREWTDSVKCLSDILGEPVTTASIPGGYYSQEVAEAASAAGIRALFTSEPTGRSHMVGNTRVFGRYVIRRGMTPERQARLIQGRYLTRTREHAFWMLRKIAKTFGGEVYLKLRALTLHCLQSRGTIVSRKPFF, from the coding sequence ATGCGTGCTGTTTGTTTGATGTACCACGACATCATTGATTCCAATGCGCTTGAGGGAAGCGGATTTTCAGGCGTCTCCTCCAGCCGATACACCATAGAGCGAGTGGAGTTCGAGGCCCACATGGCCGCCTTGAGCAAGCATGTGAATGGCGGACCTTCACTGGCCCCGGATGTCCTGCAGGCCTGGCCGGAGAGTCCTTCCGTGATGTTGACCTTCGATGACGGAGGACGGAGCGCCTACACCACAGTCATGCATGTATTGGAGCGATACGGATGGAAGGCGCACTTCTTTATACCGACCGACTGGGTCGGACAACCACACTTTCTGAAGCCGGAACAGCTCCGGGCATTAAGAGCCAGGGGACATGTGATCGGCAGCCATTCACGCTCTCATCCCTCGATGATCTCCTCGCAAGCTTACGGCGCCATACTCAGGGAGTGGACCGACAGTGTGAAATGCCTCTCGGACATCCTCGGCGAGCCGGTGACCACGGCATCCATTCCCGGCGGCTACTATTCTCAAGAGGTCGCGGAAGCCGCTTCCGCCGCCGGCATTCGCGCCCTTTTTACCAGCGAACCCACCGGTCGTAGTCACATGGTTGGAAACACCAGAGTCTTCGGGCGGTATGTGATCCGGCGCGGAATGACCCCTGAACGGCAGGCCCGACTTATTCAAGGCCGGTATCTGACTCGAACAAGGGAACACGCATTCTGGATGTTGCGGAAAATTGCGAAGACATTCGGCGGGGAAGTCTACCTCAAGCTGAGAGCACTGACGCTGCACTGCTTGCAGAGTCGAGGGACTATTGTTAGCCGGAAACCGTTTTTTTGA
- the asnB gene encoding asparagine synthase (glutamine-hydrolyzing), with amino-acid sequence MCGIAGWLGSVSDGQQSATQMARALKHRGPDSQGVRSWPGATLVHTRLSILDLSQTGAQPIANQDETVWAVFNGEIYNHRDLRRELESRGHVFRGRSDSEVLPHLYQEEGPGFVSRLRGMFSLAIFDVRAQTLLLARDRFGIKPLFYAQAPHRLAFASEINALLTLPGIDDRPDRQALYDFAALLYIPAPETFYRGIRALQPGEVLEARLSHGDVSWKTRTFHQWTINPDPAITAVQAIDRTDALLTAAVQRQMESDVPLGALLSGGIDSSLVSAAAQEAANRSLHTFNVRFSEQEYDETWAAVAVARHIGSDHTTLDMDEMRGTWDHVTGLLQHAGQPFADTSMFAAHAVCRLMRQHVTVALSGDGGDEAFGGYNTFWQIARIARLQRLPAPLLHAASLLLTPAAGLGMVPHRLLHRLREFENADDISVMQNLFSWIREDEHRRLCLDEGKQLPIRRFFEPKLEIALPRGASRLERLSAATTETNLRLVLPNDFLFKVDTASMKESLEVRVPMLDEDLFAFGLTLPHRLKVSGRTCKLVLRGVADRRLPPAVARKPKWGFSIPIDTWVDASFKARVRETLLGRESRLPDVFRPEAYRPIIEAFCGGLLHPDISRQGLYQRVVMLLSVHLALSSKSHPIALD; translated from the coding sequence ATGTGTGGAATTGCCGGGTGGTTAGGGTCCGTTTCCGATGGACAGCAGTCTGCCACGCAAATGGCGCGGGCGCTGAAGCATCGTGGACCTGACAGTCAGGGGGTCCGATCCTGGCCGGGCGCGACGCTCGTCCATACACGACTCAGCATCCTTGACCTCTCCCAGACCGGCGCTCAGCCGATTGCGAATCAAGACGAAACGGTGTGGGCCGTCTTCAATGGTGAAATTTACAATCATCGTGACCTTCGACGCGAGCTTGAGTCCCGAGGGCATGTGTTCAGAGGGCGATCGGATTCCGAGGTTCTGCCGCATCTGTATCAGGAGGAAGGACCGGGATTCGTCTCCCGCCTGCGCGGGATGTTCTCTCTGGCGATTTTCGATGTTCGAGCACAAACGTTGTTGCTCGCGCGGGATCGCTTCGGCATCAAACCATTGTTTTACGCGCAGGCTCCTCACCGCCTGGCGTTCGCCAGCGAAATCAATGCTCTCCTTACCTTGCCGGGGATCGATGACCGGCCTGACCGGCAGGCCCTGTACGATTTCGCGGCTCTCTTGTACATTCCTGCGCCGGAAACATTCTACAGGGGCATTCGCGCGCTCCAGCCTGGCGAAGTGTTAGAGGCGAGGCTGAGCCATGGCGATGTATCATGGAAAACGCGAACCTTTCATCAGTGGACTATCAATCCCGATCCGGCAATTACGGCGGTGCAAGCCATCGATCGCACTGATGCCTTGCTGACGGCTGCCGTTCAGCGGCAGATGGAAAGCGACGTGCCTCTCGGCGCGCTGCTCAGCGGAGGTATCGACTCGTCCCTCGTCAGCGCCGCCGCTCAAGAAGCGGCGAACAGATCCCTGCACACATTCAACGTACGCTTCTCAGAACAGGAGTACGACGAGACCTGGGCCGCCGTGGCCGTCGCCCGGCATATCGGCAGCGACCATACCACCTTGGATATGGATGAGATGCGAGGCACCTGGGATCATGTCACCGGCCTTCTGCAGCACGCAGGTCAGCCCTTTGCAGATACCTCTATGTTCGCAGCTCATGCCGTGTGCCGGCTGATGCGGCAACATGTGACCGTGGCGCTGTCCGGAGACGGAGGGGATGAGGCATTCGGCGGCTATAACACGTTTTGGCAGATCGCCAGGATCGCGCGATTGCAACGGTTGCCGGCTCCCCTGTTGCATGCGGCATCCCTTCTGCTCACGCCTGCGGCCGGATTAGGGATGGTTCCGCACAGGCTGTTGCACCGTCTGCGAGAGTTCGAGAATGCCGACGATATCTCCGTGATGCAGAATCTCTTTTCCTGGATCCGTGAAGACGAGCACCGCCGTCTTTGTCTCGATGAGGGAAAACAGCTGCCCATCCGGAGATTTTTCGAACCGAAGCTGGAGATTGCTCTTCCCCGAGGCGCCTCCCGCCTGGAGCGATTGTCCGCGGCGACCACAGAAACCAATCTCCGGCTGGTGCTTCCCAACGATTTCCTCTTTAAAGTCGACACGGCTAGTATGAAGGAAAGTTTAGAAGTTCGAGTGCCGATGTTGGACGAAGACCTCTTCGCGTTCGGGCTCACACTTCCGCATCGCCTCAAGGTGAGCGGCAGGACATGCAAGCTGGTCTTGCGCGGAGTGGCCGATCGGCGCCTCCCGCCTGCGGTGGCCCGGAAACCCAAGTGGGGCTTCTCCATTCCGATCGACACCTGGGTCGATGCGTCCTTCAAGGCGCGCGTGAGGGAGACACTTCTCGGGCGGGAGAGCAGGCTGCCTGACGTGTTTCGTCCGGAGGCCTATCGCCCCATCATTGAGGCCTTCTGTGGCGGACTGCTCCATCCCGACATCTCGCGGCAGGGTCTGTACCAAAGGGTCGTCATGCTCCTTTCCGTTCACCTTGCGTTAAGCAGCAAGTCCCATCCGATAGCGCTCGACTAA
- a CDS encoding glycosyltransferase — MPVLEDTHRAYILIAPSGHFESHGDQNRLMQPRILYLIGQLRLGGYERQLYYLLKAIDRQRYRPAVAVWNAAQGTAFAEKIKALGVPLYTFSEHLAVHEKMMGLRRLVKALAPEVVHSYSFYTNFPAWWCTLGTNMISIGSIRNNFLSDRQQAGNILGRLSARWPSIQICNSLAAKQAVAEAAGPFKPSRLSVVPNGLDIQHFKATSDLPRTPQLLAVGRLYPQKRWDRLVEAVAQVHKRGLSFRVRHAGEGPLRQALEEQAKGLGVQHLIEFLGVRQDIPNLLAQSTFLVHTADEEGCPNVVMEAMACARAVVATDAGHCPALVEHGKTGFVVKRGDEHNLADCIATLIEHPDLALTMGQTGRVKVEQEFGLNQLVDRTVRTYAEAGWKV; from the coding sequence ATGCCGGTCCTGGAAGATACTCACCGGGCCTATATTCTCATTGCCCCTTCAGGCCATTTCGAATCGCACGGGGATCAAAACCGTCTCATGCAACCTCGAATCCTCTACCTCATAGGCCAGCTACGGTTGGGCGGATATGAGCGGCAGCTCTACTATCTTCTCAAGGCTATTGACCGTCAGCGTTACAGGCCTGCCGTGGCGGTGTGGAATGCCGCGCAGGGCACTGCCTTTGCTGAAAAAATTAAGGCCTTGGGAGTTCCCCTCTATACGTTTTCTGAGCACCTTGCCGTCCACGAAAAAATGATGGGGCTGCGCCGGTTGGTGAAGGCGCTCGCTCCGGAAGTTGTGCATTCGTACAGTTTTTATACGAATTTTCCTGCCTGGTGGTGCACCCTCGGCACCAATATGATCTCCATCGGATCCATCCGGAACAATTTCCTGAGTGATCGCCAGCAAGCCGGCAATATCCTTGGACGTTTAAGCGCCCGCTGGCCCTCAATTCAGATCTGTAACAGTCTCGCAGCCAAGCAGGCGGTCGCAGAGGCGGCTGGGCCGTTCAAACCTTCGCGGTTGAGCGTGGTGCCTAATGGCCTGGATATTCAACATTTCAAGGCGACGTCAGATCTTCCTCGAACGCCGCAGTTGCTTGCCGTAGGCAGGCTCTACCCTCAAAAGCGTTGGGACCGGCTCGTGGAGGCCGTTGCACAGGTTCATAAAAGAGGGCTCTCTTTCCGTGTCCGCCACGCCGGTGAAGGGCCCTTGCGTCAGGCCTTGGAAGAGCAAGCCAAGGGTTTGGGAGTGCAGCACTTGATCGAATTTTTGGGCGTCCGGCAGGATATTCCGAACCTGTTGGCGCAGTCGACTTTCTTGGTTCACACGGCTGATGAAGAGGGATGCCCGAATGTCGTGATGGAAGCGATGGCCTGCGCCCGCGCCGTCGTCGCCACCGATGCAGGCCATTGCCCGGCTCTCGTGGAACATGGAAAGACCGGATTCGTCGTCAAGAGGGGAGACGAACACAATCTTGCGGACTGCATTGCGACGTTGATCGAACATCCTGATTTGGCCCTCACCATGGGGCAGACCGGACGCGTGAAAGTTGAACAAGAGTTCGGGCTCAACCAACTGGTCGATCGCACGGTTCGCACGTACGCAGAGGCCGGTTGGAAAGTTTAG